The DNA sequence ACAAAGGGTGGGATACCTCATCTTGGAACAGGCTTCCCGCTTAGATGCCTTCAGCGGTTATCCCTTCCGAACGTGGCCAACCAGCCATGCCCCTGGCGGGACAACTGGCACACCAGAGGTTCGTCCGTCCCGGTCCTCTCGTACTAGGGACAGCCTTCCTCAAGTATCCTACGCGCGCGGCGGATAGGGACCGAACTGTCTCACGACGTTCTAAACCCAGCTCGCGTGCCGCTTTAATGGGCGAACAGCCCAACCCTTGGGACCTACTCCGGCCCCAGGATGCGACGAGCCGACATCGAGGTGCCAAACCATGCCGTCGATATGGACTCTTGGGCAAGATCAGCCTGTTATCCCCGGGGTACCTTTTATCCGTTGAGCGACACCCCTTCCACCAGGTGGTGCCGGATCACTAGTCCCGACTTTCGTCCCTGCTCGACATGTCTGTCTCACAGTCAAGCTCCCTTGTGCACTTGCACTCAACACCTGATTGCCAACCAGGCTGAGGGAACCTTTGGGCGCCTCCGTTACTCTTTAGGAGGCAACCGCCCCAGTTAAACTACCCATCAGGCACTGTCCCTGAACCAGATCATGGCCCGAGGTTCAGATTCCCAATTCGACCAGAGTGGTATTTCAACAACGACTCCACAGTAACTAGCGTCACCGCTTCACAGTCTCCCACCTATCCTACACAAGCCGAACCGAAAACCAATACCAAACTATAGTAAAGGTCCCGGGGTCTTTCCGTCCTGCCGCGCGTAACGAGCATCTTTACTCGTAGTGCAATTTCGCCGGGCCTGTGGTTGAGACAGCCGGAAAGTCGTTACGCCATTCGTGCAGGTCGGAACTTACCCGACAAGGAATTTCGCTACCTTAGGATGGTTATAGTTACCACCGCCGTTTACTGGCGCTTAAATTCTCAGCTTCACCCCCGAAGGGATTAACCGGTCCTCTTAACGTTCCAGCACCGGGCAGGCGTCAGTCCATATACATCGTCTTGCGACTTCGCATGGACCTGTGTTTTTAGTAAACAGTCGCTTTCCGCTGGTCTCTGCGGCCACCCACCCCTAGCCTGTAAAAAGCTTCAGGATGTTTGGCCCCCCTTCTCCCGAAGTTACGGGGGCATTTTGCCGAGTTCCTTAACCACAGTTCACCCGATCGCCTTAGTATTCTCTACCTGACCACCTGTGTTGGTTTGGGGTACGGGCCGTGCATGCACTCACTAGAGGCTTTTCTCGGCAGCATAGGATCACTCTACTTCGCCTCAAACGGCTACGCATCACGTCTCAGAGTATATAAAGCACGGATTTGCCTATGCTTTCTCCTACACGCTTACACCAGGACAACCATCGCCTGGCGGAGCTACCTTCCTGCGTCACCCCATCGCTTGACTACTACGAAATCAGGTCCCACGCTCCACAACACCAACTCCATCCGAAGACTTCGCCGGCGCGCTTTGGGTGGTTAGTATCAAACGCCTCGTCATGGGCGCACATGCTCGGGTACGGGAATATCAACCCGTTGTCCATCGACTACGCCTGTCGGCCTCGCCTTAGGTCCCGACTTACCCTGGGCGGATTAGCCTGGCCCAGGAACCCTTGGTCATCCGGCGGCAGAGTTTCTCACTCTGCATTCGCTACTCATGCCTGCATTCTCACTCCCACACCCTCCACCGCTAGCTTCCGCCACGGCTTCCCTGGGTGCAGGACGCTCCCCTACCCATCAACACGACTACACAAGGACTTCAAGAGCCCAAGTGGATCTATTGTGTCAATGACACAGCTTCGGCGGTGTGCTTAAGCCCCGCTACATTGTCGGCGCAGGACCACTTGACCAGTGAGCTATTACGCACTCTTTCAAGGGTGGCTGCTTCTAAGCCAACCTCCTGGTTGTCTGGGCAATCCCACATCCTTTCCCACTGAGCACACACTTAGGGGCCTTAGCTGGTGTTCTGGGCTGTTTCCCTCTCGACGACGAAGCTTATCCCCCGCCGTCTCACTGCCGCACTCTCACACCACGGTATTCGGAGTTTGGTTGATTTCGGTAACCCGGTAAGGCCCCTAGACCATCCAGTAGCTCTACCCCCGTGGTGAAACATGCGACGCTGCACCTAAATGCATTTCGGGGAGAACCAGCTATCACGGAGTTTGATTGGCCTTTCACCCCTACCCACAGCTCATCCCCTCAGTTTTCAACCTAAGTGGGTTCGGGCCTCCACGACGTCTTACCGTCGCTTCACCCTGGCCATGGGTAGATCACTCCGCTTCGGGTCTAGACCACGCGACTATAGGCGCCCTATTCAGACTCGCTTTCGCTACGGCTACCCCACACGGGTTAACCTCGCCACGCAGCACTAACTCGCAGGCTCATTCTTCAAAAGGCACGCCATCACCATTACAGCTCTGACGGCTTGTAGGCACACGGTTTCAGGTACTCTTTCACTCCCCTCCCGGGGTACTTTTCATCTTTCCCTCACGGTACTAGTCCGCTATCGGTCTTCAGGAAGTATTTAGGCTTACCGGGTGGTCCCGGCAGATTCACAGCAAATTCCACGAGCTCGCTGCTACTCGGGAGCACCATCACACAACACAAACACAGTTTTCGCGTACGGGGCTCTCACCCACTCCGGCCGCCCATCCCAAGGCGTTCCACTAACCATGCCGCATCATGCCCAGAGTGTCAGCTCTGAGAAGACAGGTCCCACAACACCGACTACACAACCCCTGACAGGTATCACATGCAATCGGTTTAGCCTCTTCCGCTTTCGCTCGCCACTACTCACGGAATCACGGTTGTTTTCTCTTCCTACGGGTACTGAGATGTTTCACTTCCCCGCGTTCCCTCCACACACCCTATATATTCAGGTGCGGGTAACACCACATCACTGGTGCTGGGTTTCCCCATTCGGAAATCCTCGGATCACAGCTCGGTTGACAGCTCCCCGAGGCTTATCGCAGCCTCCTACGTCCTTCATCGGCTCCTGAAGCCAAGACATCCACCATGTGCCCTTAACAACTTGACCACAAAGATGCTCGCATCCACTCTACAGTTCTCAAACACCACACCAGAAACAAACCACATTCCCAGGCTGTGTAAGCCCTAAGGCGTGTTGCCTCAGGACCCAACAGTGTGCATAGCAAACAATCACCCTCCGAGGCGCCGGCTCCTTTTTCCACGATCATCCGAAGATGCTCAGTACTAGAGGAGGCATTGCCAACCAAGAGTGACCATAACCAGTAGTTCCACAATTCCTTGAGCAAGCCCGGCAACACTGCATTCGAGTGTTAAACCGTGCCCACCCCACCACGGTGGTTCCGGGTATCCCGGCCGAGTGGATGTGTTGTGCTCCTTAGAAAGGAGGTGATCCAGCCGCACCTTCCGGTACGGCTACCTTGTTACGACTTCGTCCCAATCGCCAGTCCCACCTTCGACCACTCCCTCCCCGAAGGGTTGGGCCATGGGCTTCGGGTGTTACCGACTTTCATGACGTGACGGGCGGTGTGTACAAGGCCCGGGAACGTATTCACCGCAGCGTTGCTGATCTGCGATTACTAGCGACTCCGACTTCACGCAGTCGAGTTGCAGACTGCGATCCGAACTGAGACCGGCTTTAAGGGATTCGCTCCACCTCGCGGTATCGCAGCCCTCTGTACCAGCCATTGTAGCATGTGTGAAGCCCTGGACATAAGGGGCATGATGACTTGACGTCATCCCCACCTTCCTCCGAGTTGACCCCGGCAGTCTCCCACGAGTCCCCGCCATAACGCGCTGGCAACGTAGGATAAGGGTTGCGCTCGTTGCGGGACTTAACCCAACATCTCACGACACGAGCTGACGACAGCCATGCACCACCTGTACACCAACCACAAGGGAAGCCCCATCTCTGGGGATGTCTGGCGCATGTCAAGCCCAGGTAAGGTTCTTCGCGTTGCATCGAATTAATCCACATGCTCCGCCGCTTGTGCGGGCCCCCGTCAATTCCTTTGAGTTTTAGCCTTGCGGCCGTACTCCCCAGGCGGGGTGCTTAATGCGTTAGCTACGGCACGGACAACGTGGAATGTCGCCCACACCTAGCACCCACCGTTTACAGCGTGGACTACCAGGGTATCTAATCCTGTTCGCTCCCCACGCTTTCGCTCCTCAGCGTCAGTATCGGCCCAGAGACCCGCCTTCGCCACCGGTGTTCCTCCTGATATCTGCGCATTTCACCGCTACACCAGGAATTCCAGTCTCCCCTACCGAACTCAAGTCTGCCCGTATCGACTGCACGCTGAAGGTTAAGCCTCCAGATTTCACAGCCGACGCGACAAACCGCCTACGAGCTCTTTACGCCCAATAAATCCGGACAACGCTTGCACCCTACGTATTACCGCGGCTGCTGGCACGTAGTTAGCCGGTGCTTCTTATCCAGGTACCGTCACTTGCGCTTCGTCCCTGGCGAAAGAGGTTTACAACCCGAAGGCCGTCATCCCTCACGCGGCGTCGCTGCATCAGGCTTTCGCCCATTGTGCAATATTCCCCACTGCTGCCTCCCGTAGGAGTCTGGGCCGTGTCTCAGTCCCAGTGTGGCCGGTCACCCTCTCAGGCCGGCTACCCGTCGTCGCCTTGGTAGGCCATTACCCCACCAACAAGCTGATAGGCCGCGGGTTCATCCTGCACCGCCTGAACTTTCAACAACTCTCCATGCGAAAAGTTGTGATATCCGGTATTAGACCTCGTTTCCAAGGCTTATCCCAGAGTGCAGGGCAGATTACCCACGTGTTACTCACCCGTTCGCCACTAATCCACCCGAAGGCTTCATCGTTCGACTTGCATGTGTTAAGCACGCCGCCAGCGTTCGTCCTGAGCCAGGATCAAACTCTCCATCAATGAATAGTTTAATCGAGGCAAATTAATGCTCTCAAAGGAACCTCATACGAGGTTTCAAAACATAAGCTCTACTGGCTTAGTTCACTAGCACACTGTTGAGTTCTCAAGCAACACACTCTGGAATCACCCACGTTACCCGCGGGCTCAACCTCGGCGATTGTTTCAAGCTATTTTGGTGGGACACCCACTCAATCGCTTCTGCGAGAGCTTGGTTCGTGTCCCGGTGGCCACCCGGTTTCCCTGGCGACTTGGAGAACTTTACATGGCCTTCCGGGGCCCGAAACAGGGGGGTACCTTAACCGCGTTCCCGCAGGTCAGACCCCTGTTCCGGGCCACGGAGCCGGCTAGCCGCCGAGCGCGACGCCGGCGACGTTGCGCCGGCCCCGGCGGACGACGAGCCACTTGCCGTGGAGCGCGTCCTCCGAAGCGGGCTTCCACTCCTCGTCGGCGATCTTCACGTTGTTCACGTACGCGCCGCCTTCCTTCACCGTGCGACGCGCGGCGCCCTTGCTGTCGACCAGTCCCCCGGCCAGCAGCAGGTCGACGATCGTCGCCTCCCCGGACGAGTCGACCTTCCCGTTCGGGACCTCGGCCATGGCCGCGTCGAGCGTGCGCTCGTCGAGGTCGGCCAGCTCGCCGCGGCCGAACAGGGCCTGGCTGGCGTTGATCACCTGCCGGGTCTGGTCCTCGCCGTGCACCAGGCTGGTGAACTCCTCGGCCAGCCGTTTCTGCGCGGAGCGCAGGTGGGGCCGTTGTTCGGTGTCCTCGGCCAGCGCGGCGATCTCCTCCTGGTCGAGGAACGTGAACATCCGCAGGTAGCGGACCACGTCGGCGTCACCCACGTTGACGAAGTACTGGTACCAGGCGTACGGCGAGGTCATGTCCGGGTCGAGCCACAGGTTGCCGCCGCCGGTGGACTTGCCGAACTTGCGGCCCTCGGCGTCGGTGACCAGCGGCGCGGTCAGCGCGTGCACGCCCGCCCCTTCGGTGCGGCGGATCAGGTCCACCCCGCCGACGAGGTTGCCCCACTGGTCGGACCCGCCGACCTGCAGCTTGCAGCCGTACTGGCGGTAGAGCTGCTGGTAGTCCTGCGACTGCAGGAGCAGGTAGCTGAACTCGGTGTACGACATGCCGTCGCTCTCGAGCCGGCGCTTGACCGTCTCCCGGTTGAGCATGACGTTGATCGAGAAGTGCTTCCCGACGTCGCGCAGGAACTCCAGGACGTTCTGCTGGCCGGTCCAGTTGAGGTTGTTCTCGACGACCGCGCCGATCGGGCTGTCGTCGAAGTCGACGAACCGCTCCAGCTGGCCGCGGATGCGCCCGGCCCACTCGGCGACGACGTCGAGGGTGTTCAGGGTGCGCTCACCGGTGTCCCGCGGGTCGCCGATCATTCCGGTCGCGCCGCCGGCCAGCACGATCGGCCGGTGCCCGGCGCGCTGGAACCGCTTGAGCATGAGCAGCGGGACGAGGTTGCCGGCGTGCAGGCTGGGCGCGGTGGGGTCGAAACCGCAATAGAGCGTCACAGGACCCTGGTCGAGCTCGCGCCGGAGGGCGTCGATGTCGGTGGACTGCGCGATGAGGCCGCGCCAGGACAGCTCGTCGAGGATGTGTTCGCTCACGCCTGTAGATCCTCCCGCACCAGGTCAACCGACTAACTGGCGGGTCGGACCCGGCGCTTCCCGCCGCGGCGGTAGGTGGACACGGCCGCGGAGGCGCCGTCCCAGAACCGCCACGGCGTGTCGATCGCCGTCGCGACGCCGACGCGGGGGCCGACCCGGATCCGTTCGGCCGGTACGCGCTCGCCGACGTACAGCCGCACCGGCGACGCCGGGTCGGTCAGGTCGACGCCGTTCTGCTCACGGTCGACGCGCAGCACGGACGTGAGGATCGCCGGGCCCTTGGCCAGCTCGCCGGTCCCCCGGGCGTTCGGGCGCCGCTTGCGGACGACGTCGAGACCCGAGACGACTTCGCCGGCTCGCAGCAGGACCGCGCCCGGCATGTCCTCGTGGGTGCCGACGACGTTCGCGCAGAAGTGCATCCCGTAGACGAAGTACACGTAGAGGTGCCCCGCGGGACCCCACATGACCGCGTTGCGCGGGGTCCGGCCGCGGTAGCAGTGCGACGCCGGATCGTCCTCGCCGCGGTAGGCCTCGACCTCGACCAGCCGGACGCCGACGGTGCCGTCGGGCCCGGTCGCCTCCAGCACGGACCCGAGCAGCAGGTGGGCCAGGTCGACCGGGTCCAGTGCCAGTTCGGCGCGGGTGAACAACCGGCCTGCGTCGCCGCTCAAGCGTCCCCTCCTCCGGGAAGTCGTGCGCCAGCCCGACGAGCCGGGCCGGCGGTGCCGCCGGCCCGGCTCGCCGGCTCAGTTCAGCCAGTGCCGGGCGGCGGTGACCCGCTCTTCGAGGCGCGCGCGCTGCTCGGCCACCCGGACCGGCGCGGTGCCGCCCCGCGCGTCACGGGACTGCACCGAGCCTTCGACGGTCAGGACCTCCCGCACCGCGGAGGTCAACGCCGGGTTGATCTTCTCGAACTCCTCGTCGGTGAGCTCGTCCAGGCCGACACCGCGCGACTCGGCGACGCGGACGCTCTCGCCCGCCGCTTCGTGCGCGACGCGGAAGGGGACGCCCTGGCGCACCAGCCACTCCGCGATGTCGGTGGCCAGCGTGAACCCGGCCGGGGCCAGCTCGGCGAGCCGCTCGGTGTGGAAGGTCAGGGTGGCGAGCATCCCGGCGATGGCCGGGAACAGGAGCTCGAGCTGCTCGACCGAGTCGAACACCGGCTCCTTGTCCTCCTGCAGGTCCCGGTTGTAGGCCAGCGGCTGCGCCTTCAGCGTCGCCAGCAGGCCGGTGAGGTTGCCGATGAGCCGGCCCGCCTTGCCGCGGGTCAGCTCGGCGACGTCCGGGTTCTTCTTCTGCGGCATGATCGAGCTGCCGGTGGCCCAGGCGTCGTCCAGCGTCACGTAGCCGAACTCGGCGGTGTTCCAGATGATCACCTCTTCGGCGATCCGGGACAGGTTGATCGCCAGCATCGAGACGGCGAAGGCGAACTCGGCGACGAAGTCGCGCGAGGCGGTGCCGTCGATGGAGTTCTCGACGCTGGTCGCGAAGCCGAGCTCCTCCGCGACCGCCTCCGGGTCGAGCCCCAGCGACGAGCCGGCCAGCGCGCCCGAGCCGTACGGCGACTCGGCCGTGCGGGCGTCCCAGTCCTGCAGCCGCGAGACGTCGCGCAGCAGCGCCTGGCCGTGGGCCATCAGGTGGTGCGCGAGCAGCACCGGCTGGGCGTGCTGCAGGTGCGTGCGGCCGGGCAGGATCGCGTCCGGGTGCCGCTTGGCCTGCGAGACCAGCGCGTCGATGATGTCGAGGGTGCCGGCGACGACCCGGCGGGCGGCGTCCCGCAGCCACATCCGGAAGAGGGTCGCCACCTGGTCGTTGCGCGACCGGCCGGCGCGCAGCTTGCCGCCGAGGTCGGTACCCGCCCGCTCCAGCAGCCCGCGCTCGAGTGCCGTGTGCACGTCCTCGTCGGCGATCGTCGGGGTGAACGCCCCCGAGGCGACGTCCTGGGCGAGGGTGTCCAGCGCGGTCAGCATCCCGGCCAGCTCGTCGCCGGTGAGCAGGCCCGCCTTGCTCAGCACGCGCGCGTGCGCGCGGGACCCGGCGATGTCGTAGGGCGCCAGGCGCCAGTCGAAGTGCGTCGACGCGCTCAGCGCCGCCATGGCCTCCGCCGGACCGCTGGCGAACCGGCCGCCCCACAGCTGCACCGGCTGCTCGTTCCCGCTCACTGTTCTCGCTTCTCCTAGATCTGTTTCCGTGTGTGGTTCAGGCTTGCGCGGTGATCCTGCCGGGCCGCGCGACGTGCTCGGCCGCGGTCTCGTCGGCACGCGGGTCGAGCGCGGTGACGCGGCCGTCGTGCAGCAACAGCCGCACTTCGCCCGAGACCGTCTCCTGCGCTTCGGCGACGAAGCTGTCCAACGCGTGCTTCAGCGGTGAGAACCACTGCCCGTCGCGGACCAGGGTGGTCCATTCGCGGTCGACCTGCCGCTTGAACCGGGCCAGTGCCGGCTCGAGGGTTCCGCTTTCCAGCGCGCGGTGCGCCGTGACCAGCGCGAGCGCGCCCGGAGCCGCGAACGTCCGCCCGTCTTCGGTCCGGTATTTCCCGGCGCCCTGTGCCGCCGCCCGGCGGTTCAGCCTCCGGAGCGCTCCGGCGACCGAGACCGTCTCGCCGTCGACCGCCACCGGCACCCCGCTGTCGAAGGTCACGGTGACTTCCTCCGGGGCGAGGAACTCCCCGTCCGCGGGGAACCGCCACCGGTCGGCGGGTTCGGCCACGTACCCCCAGAGGGTCCGCTCGGCCGCGGGCACGCCGGGCACCGCGAGCACGCGGAGATCGGGCGCCACGGCGGCCATCCCGGCCGCGAACCGGCGCTCACCTCGCCCGGTGTACCCGTGGGCGACGGTCGTGGCGCCGTGCCGCCGGGCCGCGTCGGCCAGGCGGCGGACGACCGCCGGCCACGCCAGCCCGGTGACGAGCGCGTTGGCCTGGATCGCCGGGAGGCAGTGGTCGTCCGCGAAGGCGGTCACGTCGCGGATCGAGCCGCCGGCCGGCGGGTGGCCGCCGAGGTCGACGGCGAGCGTCACGACCTCGGCTCCGGTCTCCTCGGCGAGCTTCGCGGCCGCGGAGGTGACCTCCCCACCGGCACCGGCGAGCACGATCATGGCGTTGTCTCGTCTCCGTGTTCCGCGACCGAGCGCTGGGCCAGCGCGGCGAAGCGTTCGGCGAGTTCCTTGCCGGACAACGGTTCCCGGGCGATGACGGCGACCGTGTCGTCACCCGCGATCGAGCCCACGACCTCCTCCAGCGCCGCCCGGTCGATGGCGCTGGCCAGGAACTGCGCCGCGCCCGGCGGGGTCCGCAGCACCATCAGGTTGCCCGACGAGTCGGCCGAGACCATCAGTTCGGCGAGCAGCCGGGACAGGCGTGACGTACCGCCCTGGACCCCGCGGACCGGGCTGCCGTCCTCGGGGATCACGTAGACCGGCGCGCCGGAGTCCGGGCCGCGCAGCTTGACCGCGCCCAGCTCGTCGAGGTCGCGCGACAGCGTCGCCTGGGTGACGTCGATGCCCTCGGCGGCCAGCAGTTTCGCGAGCTCGGTCTGGCTGCGGATGGTCGTGGACGACACCAGCTCGGTGATCCTGGCCTGCCGCCCCACCCGGCTGCTGGTCACGGTCGGCTCTTTTCCGGTCGGCTCTCTTCGAACAGCCAGACCAGCAACGCCTTCTGGGCGTGCAACCGGTTCTCGGCCTCGTCCCACACCGCGCTGGCCGGGCCGTCGAGCACCTCGTCGGTGATCTCCCAGCCGCGGTGCGCCGGCAGGCAGTGGAGCACG is a window from the Amycolatopsis sp. NBC_00355 genome containing:
- the tyrS gene encoding tyrosine--tRNA ligase yields the protein MSEHILDELSWRGLIAQSTDIDALRRELDQGPVTLYCGFDPTAPSLHAGNLVPLLMLKRFQRAGHRPIVLAGGATGMIGDPRDTGERTLNTLDVVAEWAGRIRGQLERFVDFDDSPIGAVVENNLNWTGQQNVLEFLRDVGKHFSINVMLNRETVKRRLESDGMSYTEFSYLLLQSQDYQQLYRQYGCKLQVGGSDQWGNLVGGVDLIRRTEGAGVHALTAPLVTDAEGRKFGKSTGGGNLWLDPDMTSPYAWYQYFVNVGDADVVRYLRMFTFLDQEEIAALAEDTEQRPHLRSAQKRLAEEFTSLVHGEDQTRQVINASQALFGRGELADLDERTLDAAMAEVPNGKVDSSGEATIVDLLLAGGLVDSKGAARRTVKEGGAYVNNVKIADEEWKPASEDALHGKWLVVRRGRRNVAGVALGG
- a CDS encoding DNA-3-methyladenine glycosylase; translation: MSGDAGRLFTRAELALDPVDLAHLLLGSVLEATGPDGTVGVRLVEVEAYRGEDDPASHCYRGRTPRNAVMWGPAGHLYVYFVYGMHFCANVVGTHEDMPGAVLLRAGEVVSGLDVVRKRRPNARGTGELAKGPAILTSVLRVDREQNGVDLTDPASPVRLYVGERVPAERIRVGPRVGVATAIDTPWRFWDGASAAVSTYRRGGKRRVRPAS
- the argH gene encoding argininosuccinate lyase — protein: MSGNEQPVQLWGGRFASGPAEAMAALSASTHFDWRLAPYDIAGSRAHARVLSKAGLLTGDELAGMLTALDTLAQDVASGAFTPTIADEDVHTALERGLLERAGTDLGGKLRAGRSRNDQVATLFRMWLRDAARRVVAGTLDIIDALVSQAKRHPDAILPGRTHLQHAQPVLLAHHLMAHGQALLRDVSRLQDWDARTAESPYGSGALAGSSLGLDPEAVAEELGFATSVENSIDGTASRDFVAEFAFAVSMLAINLSRIAEEVIIWNTAEFGYVTLDDAWATGSSIMPQKKNPDVAELTRGKAGRLIGNLTGLLATLKAQPLAYNRDLQEDKEPVFDSVEQLELLFPAIAGMLATLTFHTERLAELAPAGFTLATDIAEWLVRQGVPFRVAHEAAGESVRVAESRGVGLDELTDEEFEKINPALTSAVREVLTVEGSVQSRDARGGTAPVRVAEQRARLEERVTAARHWLN
- a CDS encoding argininosuccinate synthase domain-containing protein; the protein is MIVLAGAGGEVTSAAAKLAEETGAEVVTLAVDLGGHPPAGGSIRDVTAFADDHCLPAIQANALVTGLAWPAVVRRLADAARRHGATTVAHGYTGRGERRFAAGMAAVAPDLRVLAVPGVPAAERTLWGYVAEPADRWRFPADGEFLAPEEVTVTFDSGVPVAVDGETVSVAGALRRLNRRAAAQGAGKYRTEDGRTFAAPGALALVTAHRALESGTLEPALARFKRQVDREWTTLVRDGQWFSPLKHALDSFVAEAQETVSGEVRLLLHDGRVTALDPRADETAAEHVARPGRITAQA
- a CDS encoding arginine repressor, whose amino-acid sequence is MTSSRVGRQARITELVSSTTIRSQTELAKLLAAEGIDVTQATLSRDLDELGAVKLRGPDSGAPVYVIPEDGSPVRGVQGGTSRLSRLLAELMVSADSSGNLMVLRTPPGAAQFLASAIDRAALEEVVGSIAGDDTVAVIAREPLSGKELAERFAALAQRSVAEHGDETTP